A genomic stretch from Coffea arabica cultivar ET-39 chromosome 10c, Coffea Arabica ET-39 HiFi, whole genome shotgun sequence includes:
- the LOC140015566 gene encoding dynamin-2A-like: MDAIEELSQLSDSMKQASALLADEDVDEATSSSSKRPSTFLNVVALGNTGSGKSAVLNSLIGHPALPTGEGGATRAPICIDLKQDGSLNSKSIILQIDSKSQPVSASALRHSLQDRLSKISSKSRDEIYLKLRTSTAPSLKLIDLPGVDKGNLDDSLGEYAERNDAILLVVIPAAQAPEVASTKAVRLAKEFDGECTRTVGVISKIDQAASDPKILAAVQALLLGQGPRTTADIPWVALIGQSVSIASAQSGSAGVDNSLETAWRAESESLKSILTGAPQSKLGRLALVETLAHQIRSRIRIRLPNLLQGLQGKSQVVQDELVRLGEQMVDSAEGTRALALELCREFEDKFLLHITSGEGDGWKVVASFEGNFPNRIKQLPLDRHFDINNVKRIVLEADGYQPYLISPEKGLRSLIKIVLEMAKEPSRLCVDEVHRVLVDIVSSSANATPGLGRYPPFKREVVAIATDALDGFKNEAKKMVVALVDMERAFVPPQHFIRLVQRRMDRQRREEELKGRSSKKAADAEQSILNRATSPQTGGQQAGGSLKSMKDKSGQQDKDAQEGPALKTAGAEGEITAGFLLKRSAKTNGWSRRWFVLNEKTGKLGYTKKQEERHFRGVITLEECNLEEVDDDEAPPPPKSSKDKKANGPDAAKGPSLVFKITSRVPYKTVLKAHSAVVLKAESTADKTEWLNKLRNVISSKGGQVKGESGPPIRQSLSDGSLETMTRRPADPEEELRWMAQEVRGYVEAVLNSLAANVPKAVVLCQVEKAKEDMLTKLYSSISSQSTAKIEELLQEDQNVKRRRERFQKQSSLLSKLTRQLSIHDNRAAAAASYANGSGAESSPTTSGPSSGDEWRTAFDAAANGPTDSYGDSRYGSNGHSRRYSDSAQNGDVSSSSGSGRRTTPNRLPPAPPSSGSGYRF, from the exons ATGGACGCGATCGAGGAGTTGTCTCAGCTGTCAGACTCGATGAAGCAAGCGTCGGCCTTGTTAGCCGATGAGGATGTTGATGAAGCCACGTCGTCGTCGTCTAAACGGCCGTCCACTTTTCTCAATGTCGTTGCTCTCGGCAACACC GGTTCAGGTAAATCAGCTGTGTTAAACAGTTTAATTGGACATCCGGCTTTG CCGACTGGTGAAGGTGGTGCTACTCGTGCTCCTATATGCATTGATTTGAAACAGGATGGTTCTTTGAACAGCAAATCGATAATTTTGCAGATTGACAGCAAATCTCAACCAGTTTCTGCAA GTGCCCTTCGTCATTCTTTACAAGACAGACTGAGCAAAATTTCAAGTAAAAGTCGTGATGAGATATATTTGAAGCTTCGAACAAGCACAG CTCCTTCGTTGAAATTGATTGATTTGCCTGGAGTGGATAAGGGGAATCTTGATGACTCATTG GGTGAATATGCTGAACGTAATGATGCCATCTTGCTTGTGGTAATACCTGCAGCACAGGCACCGGAAGTTGCCTCAACTAAAGCTGTCAGACTTGCGAAAGAATTTGATGGAGAAT GTACAAGAACTGTTGGTGTCATTAGTAAAATAGATCAAGCAGCTTCAGATCCAAAAATCCTTGCTGCTGTTCAGGCTCTTTTGTTGGGTCAAGGACCACGGACTACAGCTGATATCCCCTGGGTTGCATTAATTGGTCAATCTGTGTCTATTGCCTCTGCTCAGTCAGGGAGTGCTGGAGTTGACAACTCATTGGAAACTGCCTGGCGTGCGGAGAGTGAGAGCCTTAAATCTATATTGACTGGAGCCCCTCAAAGCAAGCTCGGTAGATTAGCTTTGGTAGAGACTTTAGCTCACCAGATTCGCAGTCGGATAAGAATCAGGCTTCCTAATCTCCTCCAAGG ACTTCAAGGAAAGTCTCAAGTTGTACAGGATGAATTGGTAAGGCTTGGGGAACAGATGGTTGATAGTGCTGAAGGTACCAGGGCCTTGGCTTTGGAGCTTTGCCGTGAATTTGAGGACAAGTTTCTCCTGCATATTACAAGTGGAGAG GGTGATGGTTGGAAAGTTGTTGCTAGTTTTGAGGGCAACTTTCCAAACAGGATAAAACAACTCCCTTTAGATCGACATTTTGACATAAATAATGTTAAGAGG ATTGTTCTGGAGGCAGATGGTTATCAACCCTACCTTATTTCTCCAGAGAAAGGGTTGAGATCTTTAATAAAGATTGTTTTAGAGATGGCAAAAGAACCTTCCCGACTTTGTGTCGATGAG GTGCACCGTGTACTTGTCGACATTGTATCATCTTCCGCCAATGCTACTCCAGGTCTTGGAAGATATCCTCCTTTTAAGCGAGAG GTTGTAGCGATTGCCACTGATGCTTTGGATGGGTTCAAGAATGAGGCTAAGAAGATGGTTGTTGCTCTTGTTGACATGGAGCGAGCATTTGTTCCCCCTCAACATTTTATTCGTTTGGTGCAGAGGCG AATGGATAGACAACGGCGTGAAGAAGAGCTGAAAGGTCGATCTTCTAAAAAAGCAGCGGATGCAGAGCAATCAATATTGAATAGG GCAACTAGTCCCCAAACTGGAGGGCAACAAGCTGGGGGGAGCTTAAAGTCAATGAAGGATAAATCTGGTCAGCAAGACAAAGATGCCCAAGAAGGACCAGCGTTGAAGACTGCTGGGGCTGAGGGAGAGATAACAGCAG GGTTCTTGTTGAAGAGAAGTGCTAAAACAAATGGATGGAGCAGGCGATGGTTTGTTTTAAATGAAAAAACTGGAAAG ctTGGATATACCAAAAAACAAGAAGAGCGGCATTTTCGTGGTGTGATTACTTTAGAG GAATGTAACCTTGAAGAAGTTGATGATGACGAAGCTCCTCCCCCACCCAAAAGTTCCAAGGATAAGAAGGCTAATGGGCCTGATGCTGCAAAAGGACCTAGTCTTGTATTCAAAATAACGAGCAGGGTTCCATACAAAACTGTTCTAAAAG CTCACAGTGCTGTTGTTTTAAAGGCCGAGAGTACGGCAGATAAGACTGAGTGGCTGAACAAGTTGAGAAATGTTATTAGTTCAAAAGGTGGTCAAGTGAAGGGCGAATCTGGACCTCCGATCCGCCAAAGTCTTTCTGATGGTTCTCTT GAAACCATGACGAGGAGACCTGCTGATCCTGAAGAAGAACTTCGGTGGATGGCTCAAGAAGTTCGCGGTTATGTTGAAGCAGTTCTAAACAGTCTTGCTGCCAATGTCCCAAAA GCGGTTGTTCTTTGCCAAGTAGAAAAGGCAAAAGAAGATATGCTTACGAAGTTGTACAGTTCTATCAG TTCCCAAAGTACAGCAAAGATTGAAGAGCTGCTTCAGGAGGATCAGAATGTAAAACGCAGGAGGGAACGCTTTCAAAAGCAATCTTCTCTTCTTTCAAAGCTTACCAGGCAGCTCAGCATTCATGATAATcgagctgctgctgctgcaagTTATGCAAATGGCAGTGGAGCAG AAAGTAGTCCTACCACTTCTGGACCTTCATCAGGTGATGAGTGGAGAACTGCTTTTGATGCTGCTGCCAATGGTCCCACGGACTCTTATGGTGACTCGAGATATGGATCCAATGGCCACAGTCGTCGGTACAGTGACTCTGCTCAAAATGGTGATGTTAGCTCCAGTTCCGGTTCCGGCCGCCGCACAACTCCTAATCGATTACCACCTGCACCGCCATCATCTGGTTCCGGCTATAGATTTTAG